In a single window of the Nycticebus coucang isolate mNycCou1 chromosome 13, mNycCou1.pri, whole genome shotgun sequence genome:
- the ZNF250 gene encoding zinc finger protein 250 isoform X3 translates to MGVKGFCLSEGLFCCHFNSVPLPENLRYDGSTAYMQQDSLSCPWECEIKKEKQDADLGLKPLIKEEITAILEKTRMGKIDEENKETERSLCPSPSPACRSQGRAAGRQGAAGGERPYRCMECGKGFGRSSHLLQHQRIHTGEKPYVCGVCGKAFSQSSVLSKHRRIHTGEKPYECDECGKAFRVSSDLAQHHKIHTGEKPHECLECRKTFTQLSHLIQHQRIHTGERPYVCALCGKAFNHSTVLRSHQRVHTGEKPHGCLECGKTFSVKRTLLQHQRVHTGERPYTCGECGKAFSDRSVLIQHHNVHTGEKPYECGACGKTFSHRSTLMNHERIHTEEKPYACYECGKAFVQHSHLIQHQRVHTGEKPYVCGECGHAFSARRSLVQHERIHTGERPFPCAQCGKAFSLKATLIVHLRTHTGERPYECSSCGKAFSQYSVLIQHQRIHTGEKPYECAQCGRAFNQHGHLIQHQKVHSKP, encoded by the coding sequence AATGCGAAATCAAGAAAGAGAAGCAAGATGCAGACTTGGGTCTGAAGCCGTTaattaaagaggaaataacagcGATTCTGGAGAAGACACGGATGGGGAAGattgatgaagaaaataaagaaacagagcgAAGCTTGTGTCCAAGTCCTAGCCCTGCCTGCCGCTCCCAAGGTCGGGCGGCCGGGCGGCAGGGCGCTGCGGGCGGAGAGCGGCCCTACCGGTGCATGGAGTGTGGGAAGGGCTTCGGTCGCAGCTCCCACCTGCTCCAGCATCAGCGCATCCACACTGGGGAGAAGCCGTATGTGTGTGGCGTGTGTGGGAAGGCCTTCAGTCAGAGCTCAGTCTTGAGCAAGCACAGGAGAATCCACACTGGGGAGAAGCCCTACGAGTGTGACGAGTGCGGGAAGGCTTTCCGTGTGAGTTCCGACCTCGCGCAGCATCACAAGATACACACAGGGGAGAAGCCCCACGAGTGTCTCGAGTGCCGGAAGACCTTCACCCAGCTGTCCCACCTCATCCAGCACCAGCGGATCCACACCGGGGAGAGGCCCTACGTGTGCGCCCTGTGCGGGAAAGCCTTCAACCACAGCACGGTGCTGCGGAGCCACCAGCGGGTGCACACGGGGGAGAAGCCGCACGGGTGCCTGGAGTGCGGGAAGACCTTCAGCGTGAAACGCACGCTGCTGCAGCACCAGAGGGTGCACACAGGTGAACGGCCCTACACGTGTGGTGAGTGCGGAAAAGCCTTCAGCGACCGCTCGGTGCTCATCCAGCACCACAATGTGCACACCGGGGAGAAGCCCTATGAGTGTGGCGCATGTGGGAAGACCTTCAGCCACCGCTCCACTCTGATGAACCATGAGCGCATTCACACCGAGGAGAAGCCCTACGCCTGCTACGAGTGCGGGAAGGCCTTCGTGCAGCACTCGCACCTGATCCAGCACCAGAGGGTACACACTGGGGAGAAGCCCTACGTGTGCGGCGAGTGCGGACATGCCTTCAGCGCGCGCCGCTCCCTGGTGCAGCACGAGCGCATCCACACTGGCGAGCGGCCCTTCCCGTGCGCTCAGTGTGGCAAGGCCTTCAGTCTGAAGGCGACACTGATCGTTCACCTGCGGACGCACACTGGTGAGCGGCCCTACGAGTGTAGCAGCTGTGGAAAGGCCTTCAGCCAGTACTCCGTGCTCATCCAGCACCAGCGCATCCACACGGGCGAGAAGCCCTACGAGTGTGCACAGTGCGGCCGTGCCTTCAACCAGCACGGGCACCTGATCCAGCACCAGAAGGTGCACAGCAAGCCCTGA